Proteins from a genomic interval of Papaver somniferum cultivar HN1 chromosome 4, ASM357369v1, whole genome shotgun sequence:
- the LOC113275188 gene encoding probable calcium-binding protein CML13, which produces MGKDLSEDQVASMKEAFTLFDTDGDGKIAASELGILMRSLGGNPTQAQLKDIVHQENLTTPFDFPRFLDLMSKHMKPEPFDRQLRDAFKVLDKDSTGFVAVSDLRHVLTSIGEKLEAAEFDEWIREVDVGSDGRIRYDDFILRMVAK; this is translated from the coding sequence ATGGGGAAAGATTTGAGTGAAGATCAAGTAGCTTCAATGAAAGAAGCATTTACCTTATTCGATACAGATGGTGATGGTAAAATAGCAGCATCAGAATTAGGGATCTTAATGAGATCTCTTGGTGGTAATCCAACACAAGCACAATTAAAAGATATTGTACATCAAGAAAATCTAACAACACCTTTTGATTTCCCTAGGTTTCTTGATCTTATGTCTAAACATATGAAACCTGAACCATTTGATCGTCAACTTCGTGATGCTTTTAAAGTACTTGATAAAGATTCTACTGGTTTTGTTGCTGTTTCTGATCTGCGTCATGTGCTAACTAGTATTGGTGAGAAACTTGAGGCTGCTGAGTTTGATGAATGGATCCGTGAAGTTGATGTTGGATCTGATGGTCGTATTCGTTATGATGATTTCATTCTCAGAATGGTTGCCAAGTAA
- the LOC113275186 gene encoding abscisic acid receptor PYL1-like codes for MADSSTIPAGLTREEFQVLEPVINEYHSTYTEGAGKCSSILSQRINAPLATVWKVVRRFDKPQIYKHFIKSCNLKQDDSSSSSPNSNTLSVGCLREVNVISGLPAETSTERLDILDDDRHVTGFSIIGGEHRLRNYRSITTVNEFNDQNKKKIWTVVLESYAVDVPEGNTDEDTRMFADTVVRLNLQKLASLTEGIARDGDVEEQDGGH; via the coding sequence ATGGCAGATTCATCAACAATACCAGCAGGATTGACAAGGGAAGAATTTCAAGTATTAGAACCAGTAATTAACGAATATCACAGTACATACACAGAGGGAGCTGGGAAATGTTCATCAATTCTATCACAACGTATAAACGCACCATTAGCCACTGTCTGGAAAGTTGTTCGTCGCTTTGATAAACCACAAATTTacaaacatttcatcaagagttgtaaTCTTAAACAAGAcgattcatcatcatcctcaccaAATTCAAATACTCTTAGCGTTGGATGTTTAAGAGAAGTCAACGTTATTTCAGGATTACCAGCTGAAACAAGCACTGAGAGGCTAGATATACTCGATGATGACAGACATGTTACTGGTTTTAGTATCATTGGTGGTGAACATAGGTTGAGAAATTACAGATCTATTACTACTGTCAATGAATTTAATGATCAGAATAAGAAGAAGATCTGGACGGTTGTTTTAGAATCATATGCGGTTGATGTGCCTGAAGGTAATACTGATGAAGATACAAGGATGTTTGCTGATACTGTTGTTAGATTGAATCTACAGAAATTAGCTTCTTTGACTGAAGGTATTGCGCGTGATGGTGATGTTGAAGAACAAGACGGTGGTCATTAA